The Litchfieldia alkalitelluris genome has a window encoding:
- a CDS encoding aldo/keto reductase, whose product MEVQQKVALRHLGHTDLQISALGLGCWQFGGNYWTKLKQKDIDEIVKICLSGGINWFDTAEVYGKGSSEMALSESLFNINVNEEDALIATKWWPLFRRANSIPKTIDQRIKALNGRRIDLYQVHQPFSFSSVRDQMKAMAELIRINKIRYVGVSNFSAKKMADADDTLKKQGYFLASNQVKYSLLDRRIETNGVLDTAKERGITVIAYSPLEQGILSGKFHKNPEIIKNMTGPRKHSKLLKPAGLEKTKPLIDLLEKMAAKYEVSSSQIALNWLIHFHGDTVVAIPGATKPHHAKENIGALNFTLTQEDMDEINIVSKTIAKL is encoded by the coding sequence ATGGAAGTTCAACAAAAAGTTGCCCTACGCCACCTAGGTCACACGGATTTACAAATATCTGCTTTAGGGCTAGGTTGCTGGCAGTTCGGTGGGAATTACTGGACAAAATTAAAACAAAAAGACATTGATGAAATCGTTAAGATTTGCCTTAGTGGTGGAATCAATTGGTTTGACACTGCAGAAGTGTATGGAAAAGGCTCATCAGAGATGGCTTTATCTGAATCACTTTTCAACATTAATGTAAATGAAGAAGATGCTCTTATTGCTACAAAATGGTGGCCACTTTTTAGACGAGCAAATTCGATTCCTAAGACCATTGACCAGCGAATCAAAGCATTAAATGGTAGGAGGATTGATTTATATCAAGTACATCAACCCTTCTCTTTTTCTAGTGTCAGAGATCAAATGAAAGCAATGGCAGAATTAATTCGGATAAATAAAATCCGTTATGTGGGAGTCAGTAATTTTAGTGCAAAGAAAATGGCAGATGCTGATGATACATTAAAAAAGCAAGGGTATTTCCTTGCATCAAATCAGGTGAAATATAGTTTATTAGATCGTCGAATAGAAACAAACGGGGTATTAGATACAGCAAAAGAACGAGGCATTACAGTTATTGCTTATTCTCCATTAGAGCAAGGAATACTCTCAGGAAAGTTTCATAAAAATCCTGAGATCATCAAAAATATGACTGGTCCAAGAAAACATTCGAAACTTTTAAAGCCAGCAGGACTTGAAAAAACGAAACCACTTATTGACTTATTAGAGAAAATGGCAGCGAAGTACGAAGTGAGTTCTAGCCAAATTGCTTTAAATTGGCTCATCCATTTTCATGGTGATACGGTTGTTGCCATTCCAGGCGCCACTAAACCTCATCATGCCAAAGAAAACATTGGTGCGTTAAACTTCACTTTAACTCAGGAAGATATGGATGAAATTAACATCGTATCGAAAACTATAGCTAAATTATAA
- a CDS encoding PrkA family serine protein kinase, with protein MDILKKIEKYREEEQRLQWEGTFAEYLEIIKEQPWVAQSAHSRVYNMIKDAGIEEVNGKRKYKFFDHQLFGLEEPLERLVEEYFHPAAKRLDVRKRILLLMGPVSGGKSTLVTMLKRGLEAYTLSDRGAVYAIKGCPMHEDPLHLIPQHLREDFQQEYGVRIEGNLSPLNMMRLQKEYGGRIEDVMVERIFLSEDKRVGIGTFSPSDPKSQDIADLTGSIDFSTIAEFGSESDPRAYRFDGELNKANRGMMEFQEMLKCDEKFLWHLLSLTQEGNFKAGRFALISADELIVAHTNETEYRSFISNKKNEALHSRIIVMPVPYNLRVSEEERIYEKMIRESDVHEVHIAPHTLKVAAMFTILSRLKAPKKGDIDLIKKMRLYDGESVEGFNAVDVEELKKEYADEGMSGIDPRYVINRISSTIIRKDENPSINALDVLRSLKEGLEHHPSISNEDRERYLNFISLARKEYDDIAKKEVQKAFVYSYEESAKTLMENYLDNVEAYCNKNKLRDPLTGEEMNPDEKLMRSIEEQIGISENAKKAFREEILIRISAYARKGKRFNYNSHERLREAIQKKLFADLKDVVKITTSSKTPDEQQLKKVNEVVARLIDEHGYNSTSANELLRYVGSLLNR; from the coding sequence ATGGATATTTTAAAGAAAATTGAAAAGTATCGTGAAGAAGAGCAGCGTCTGCAGTGGGAAGGTACCTTTGCTGAGTATTTAGAAATTATTAAAGAACAGCCTTGGGTTGCTCAATCGGCTCATTCTAGAGTTTACAATATGATTAAAGACGCTGGTATTGAAGAGGTCAATGGCAAAAGAAAATATAAATTTTTCGATCATCAGTTGTTTGGATTAGAAGAGCCTTTAGAAAGGTTGGTTGAAGAGTATTTTCATCCAGCTGCTAAACGATTAGATGTTAGGAAGCGTATTTTATTACTCATGGGACCAGTAAGTGGAGGAAAATCAACTCTAGTTACGATGCTCAAAAGAGGTTTGGAAGCTTATACACTTTCTGACCGAGGTGCCGTATATGCAATTAAAGGTTGTCCGATGCATGAGGATCCTTTACATTTAATCCCACAACATCTGCGTGAAGACTTTCAACAAGAATATGGGGTTCGAATTGAAGGAAATCTCTCACCATTAAATATGATGAGACTTCAAAAAGAATATGGCGGCCGAATTGAAGATGTGATGGTTGAACGAATTTTCTTGTCTGAGGATAAGCGTGTAGGTATTGGAACTTTTAGTCCATCTGATCCTAAGTCACAGGATATTGCTGATTTAACTGGAAGTATCGACTTTTCTACCATTGCTGAGTTTGGTTCAGAATCAGATCCACGCGCATATCGATTTGATGGGGAATTGAACAAAGCGAATCGAGGAATGATGGAATTCCAAGAAATGCTTAAGTGTGATGAAAAGTTCCTATGGCATTTGTTATCCCTAACTCAAGAGGGAAATTTCAAGGCTGGTAGATTTGCCCTGATTTCAGCTGATGAGCTAATTGTCGCTCATACGAACGAAACAGAGTACCGCTCGTTTATTAGTAATAAGAAAAATGAGGCTCTGCACTCACGGATTATTGTCATGCCTGTTCCTTATAACCTTCGAGTGTCAGAAGAAGAACGCATTTATGAAAAAATGATTAGAGAAAGTGACGTTCACGAAGTGCATATTGCACCACATACATTAAAAGTGGCGGCAATGTTTACCATTCTTTCTCGATTAAAGGCACCTAAAAAAGGTGATATTGATTTAATTAAGAAGATGCGCTTATATGATGGAGAAAGTGTAGAAGGCTTTAATGCAGTTGATGTGGAGGAGCTTAAGAAAGAATATGCGGATGAAGGAATGAGCGGGATTGACCCTCGTTATGTGATCAACCGAATTTCTTCAACCATTATTCGTAAAGATGAAAATCCGTCAATCAATGCCTTAGACGTGCTACGCTCATTGAAAGAAGGACTTGAGCATCATCCTTCGATATCAAATGAAGATCGTGAGCGTTATCTAAACTTCATTTCCTTAGCACGTAAAGAATACGATGATATTGCGAAAAAAGAAGTGCAAAAAGCATTCGTATATTCTTACGAAGAGTCTGCTAAAACATTAATGGAAAATTATTTGGATAATGTTGAAGCTTACTGTAATAAAAATAAATTACGCGATCCATTAACTGGTGAGGAAATGAATCCAGATGAAAAGTTAATGAGATCAATAGAAGAGCAAATCGGAATCTCTGAAAATGCAAAAAAGGCATTCCGAGAAGAAATCTTAATCCGAATCTCTGCATATGCTCGTAAAGGCAAGAGATTTAATTATAATTCCCATGAGAGATTAAGAGAAGCGATTCAGAAGAAGCTATTTGCTGATTTGAAAGATGTTGTTAAAATTACAACATCATCGAAGACTCCGGATGAACAGCAGCTTAAAAAGGTCAATGAAGTTGTTGCAAGACTGATTGATGAGCATGGCTATAATTCAACGTCAGCAAATGAATTACTGCGTTATGTTGGAAGTCTATTGAATCGATAA
- a CDS encoding SDR family oxidoreductase, protein MSNPYEFLKVKNDKEIEFPPQHQPFQPGFEWLMKPRPVSEDPMYKGTGKLQGKVAVITGGDSGIGKAVAIAFAKEGADIVIVYLNEERDATETKNRIERSGRKCLAIAADMRHPDSSQLVVQKTLDTFGKINILVNNCAVQYVQESILDITNEQLVHTFQTNVFSYFYLTKAALPHMKKGDTIINTASIVAYKGHRQLLDYSATKGAVVTFTRTLALQLAEKGIRVNGIAPGPIWTPLIPASFPAEDVMTFGSDTELGRAGQPYELAPAYVYLASGDSSYVTGQIIHINGGDFVTS, encoded by the coding sequence TTGAGTAATCCTTATGAATTCTTAAAAGTAAAAAATGATAAAGAAATAGAGTTTCCCCCACAGCATCAACCTTTTCAACCTGGTTTCGAATGGTTAATGAAACCCCGGCCCGTGTCAGAAGATCCTATGTATAAAGGCACAGGCAAGCTACAGGGTAAGGTAGCTGTCATTACAGGTGGTGATAGTGGGATTGGAAAAGCGGTAGCCATTGCCTTCGCCAAAGAGGGTGCTGATATAGTTATTGTGTATCTTAATGAAGAAAGAGATGCAACTGAAACGAAAAATCGAATTGAAAGATCTGGAAGAAAGTGCCTTGCAATAGCTGCCGACATGAGACATCCTGATTCTAGCCAGTTAGTTGTTCAAAAAACTCTTGATACATTTGGGAAAATCAATATCCTTGTAAATAATTGCGCTGTTCAATATGTTCAGGAAAGCATATTAGATATTACCAATGAACAGCTTGTTCACACATTTCAAACCAATGTTTTTTCTTATTTTTACCTAACAAAGGCAGCACTTCCTCACATGAAAAAAGGAGATACCATTATTAATACAGCTTCAATTGTTGCTTATAAAGGGCACAGACAGTTACTTGATTATTCAGCAACAAAAGGGGCGGTTGTCACTTTCACACGAACGTTAGCACTTCAGTTAGCTGAAAAAGGAATTCGCGTAAATGGCATTGCACCTGGTCCCATTTGGACTCCGTTAATTCCAGCGAGTTTTCCGGCAGAAGATGTTATGACATTCGGTTCGGATACTGAATTGGGTCGAGCTGGTCAACCGTATGAATTAGCACCAGCATATGTATATTTAGCCTCTGGGGATTCGAGTTACGTGACAGGTCAAATCATTCACATTAATGGTGGAGATTTTGTGACGAGCTAA